A window of Bacteroidota bacterium contains these coding sequences:
- a CDS encoding multidrug efflux SMR transporter, protein MNWILLIIAGLFEVGFATCLGKAKSAAGSEAMWWWLGFFLCLSTSMYLLYRATQTLPIGTAYAVWTGIGAVGTVLVGIFLFKEPADFWRVFFLSTLIASILGLKFVSA, encoded by the coding sequence ATGAACTGGATCCTCCTGATAATTGCCGGACTGTTTGAAGTCGGGTTTGCAACCTGTCTTGGAAAAGCGAAATCCGCTGCCGGATCAGAGGCAATGTGGTGGTGGCTGGGATTCTTCCTGTGTTTGAGCACAAGCATGTATCTGCTTTACAGAGCAACTCAAACTTTACCCATTGGCACCGCTTACGCGGTATGGACAGGAATTGGAGCGGTAGGTACCGTACTGGTGGGAATTTTTCTTTTTAAAGAGCCGGCAGATTTCTGGAGAGTATTTTTTCTGTCCACTCTCATCGCATCCATACTCGGATTAAAATTTGTTTCCGCTTAA
- a CDS encoding response regulator transcription factor gives MYTPFSVGYFDKSASTIFLASFFFNHFNKLVKKSILISDFQELFEKVRLEKIDALIINYQSLGFDSIPKIKLVKRSFPEISILVINFDHSEFELTHLLKAGVNAICPPNSSMENILLWAYEQKPSEIRRNYLVTNKILKRIKSNIISSLSELSMIEIQCIKEFCSGFKHDEIGKRHNLSKRRIDNLFHSIRQKTSCNCQVDFVRFGLMFDLIDWRLLVFETAEKIKGL, from the coding sequence ATGTATACGCCTTTTTCTGTAGGCTACTTTGATAAGTCAGCTTCAACAATTTTTCTAGCCTCTTTCTTCTTCAATCATTTCAATAAACTGGTAAAGAAATCAATCCTGATTTCAGATTTTCAAGAGTTGTTTGAAAAAGTTCGACTTGAAAAAATTGATGCATTAATAATTAATTACCAATCACTCGGATTCGATTCAATTCCAAAAATCAAATTAGTCAAACGATCTTTTCCGGAAATCTCAATTCTTGTTATTAACTTTGATCATAGCGAATTTGAACTTACCCATTTACTTAAAGCCGGGGTAAACGCCATTTGTCCGCCAAATAGTTCAATGGAAAATATATTGTTATGGGCGTACGAACAGAAACCGTCAGAAATTCGTAGGAATTATTTAGTGACAAATAAAATTCTTAAAAGAATAAAATCAAATATCATTAGTTCATTGAGCGAACTTAGCATGATTGAAATTCAATGTATCAAAGAGTTTTGCTCCGGATTCAAGCATGATGAAATTGGTAAAAGGCATAATTTATCAAAACGCAGAATAGATAACTTATTCCACTCCATCCGTCAAAAAACCAGCTGCAATTGTCAGGTAGATTTTGTAAGGTTCGGATTGATGTTTGATTTAATTGATTGGCGTTTGTTGGTATTTGAGACTGCAGAAAAGATTAAAGGGCTTTGA
- a CDS encoding T9SS type A sorting domain-containing protein, producing the protein MELKIQKLLLLGLFLPVFLFSQGISNLWLMGYDYPSGPPWGGIKMDFAGGVLNLSQDNRNINLNCTNGMISDSAGNMLFISNGVYIANSNNDTLQNGGGLNPAPFTDNNSFLGLPIPQANLVIPIPNHSNLYYLFHETCDDYGYSYSSFFLYYSVIDMTLDGGRGAVISKNNILLNDSLVEGRLTACKHANGRDWWMIVHRSNNSNQYIKYLITPYGIEGPWTQNIGAAREANFGQCVFSPDGNFYAYYEPSNDLDIYQFDRCTGDFSNLTHISINDSAYVTGAAFSPNSRVLYLSSVRYVYQIDLTAPNISSTLSTVAIYDNYYSPQHPFASTFYLSQLAPDGKIYINCGNSTVDIHVINNPNVLGLGCDVCQHCVHLQFYNAYTIPNYPNYFLGAESGSVCDSLTTSLIDLDLKINFQFNPNPITDGHFTITYPTMKSIGELEIINLEGKEIIKYSLPEWSSIQHLVLPQLPSGIYMAKMSSGSGTGSVKFMVK; encoded by the coding sequence GTGGAATTAAAAATTCAAAAACTTCTTTTATTAGGATTATTCCTTCCAGTATTCTTGTTTTCACAAGGGATAAGTAACCTTTGGCTAATGGGATATGATTATCCAAGTGGTCCACCTTGGGGAGGGATCAAAATGGATTTTGCTGGTGGTGTTTTGAATTTAAGTCAAGATAATAGGAATATAAATCTTAATTGTACTAATGGAATGATTTCTGATTCAGCTGGGAACATGCTTTTCATTTCTAATGGTGTGTATATTGCTAATTCGAATAATGATACATTACAAAATGGCGGAGGATTAAACCCAGCACCATTTACAGATAATAATTCATTTTTAGGTTTGCCAATTCCTCAAGCAAATTTGGTTATTCCGATTCCTAATCATTCGAATCTATATTATTTATTTCATGAAACATGTGATGATTATGGGTATAGTTATTCATCCTTTTTCTTGTATTATTCTGTCATAGATATGACATTAGATGGTGGAAGAGGAGCAGTAATTTCGAAAAATAATATTCTTCTAAATGATAGTTTGGTTGAGGGGCGCTTAACAGCTTGTAAACATGCAAATGGTCGAGATTGGTGGATGATAGTTCATCGTAGTAATAATTCAAATCAATACATTAAGTACTTGATAACTCCATATGGAATTGAAGGTCCTTGGACACAAAATATTGGAGCTGCAAGAGAAGCAAATTTTGGTCAATGTGTTTTTTCTCCAGATGGCAATTTTTATGCCTACTATGAGCCCTCGAATGACTTGGACATTTACCAATTTGACCGTTGCACTGGAGATTTTAGTAACCTAACTCATATTTCAATTAATGACAGTGCTTATGTTACTGGAGCTGCATTTTCACCAAACTCTAGAGTGCTTTACCTTTCTTCAGTAAGATATGTTTATCAAATAGATTTAACGGCACCAAATATATCTTCGACTTTATCTACGGTTGCTATTTATGATAATTATTATTCACCACAACATCCATTTGCTTCAACATTCTACCTTTCTCAATTAGCTCCAGATGGGAAAATATATATTAATTGTGGAAACAGTACTGTTGATATTCATGTTATAAATAATCCGAATGTTCTTGGGTTGGGTTGTGATGTTTGTCAGCATTGTGTTCACTTACAATTTTATAATGCATACACTATTCCTAACTATCCTAATTATTTCCTTGGAGCAGAATCTGGAAGTGTGTGTGATAGCTTAACAACAAGTCTTATAGATTTAGATCTGAAAATTAATTTTCAATTCAATCCAAATCCAATTACCGATGGTCACTTCACAATTACATATCCGACAATGAAATCGATTGGAGAACTTGAAATTATTAATCTTGAAGGAAAGGAAATAATAAAATACTCTTTGCCGGAGTGGAGTAGTATTCAGCATTTGGTTTTACCTCAACTACCATCCGGGATATACATGGCAAAGATGAGTAGTGGGAGTGGAACTGGAAGTGTGAAATTTATGGTTAAATAA
- a CDS encoding relaxase/mobilization nuclease domain-containing protein, whose protein sequence is MSQRVILSWHRDDSKNISLSMLEDTTREYLRLRNPNGLYIAVPHFDKDHYHVHICASGVENKTGKSLRLSKTNLSKLSKGIQEYQIEKYPELKHSLVQRGKGRKNSITEKEYQYKMRVARATDKESLLKVLRSNYQRSVSIKEFFSKLNESKIETYQRSGRVTGIVFNGKIFRFSRLGISSELFQESSVEMKRNNELKGSRDLKKKKHKELNL, encoded by the coding sequence TTGTCCCAGCGGGTAATTCTATCTTGGCATAGGGATGATTCGAAAAATATTTCGCTTTCTATGCTTGAAGATACGACTCGGGAATACCTTCGATTGCGTAATCCAAACGGTCTGTATATCGCAGTCCCTCACTTTGACAAAGACCATTACCATGTTCACATTTGTGCTTCCGGTGTAGAAAACAAAACTGGGAAGTCACTTCGTCTCTCAAAAACAAATTTGAGTAAATTGTCAAAAGGTATCCAAGAATATCAAATTGAGAAATACCCAGAACTTAAACACTCCTTGGTTCAAAGGGGAAAGGGAAGGAAAAACTCAATTACCGAAAAGGAATATCAATACAAAATGAGGGTAGCAAGAGCAACGGATAAAGAGTCACTGTTGAAAGTATTACGATCGAATTATCAAAGATCAGTGTCCATCAAGGAATTCTTCTCCAAGTTGAATGAGTCTAAAATTGAAACCTACCAAAGAAGTGGAAGGGTTACAGGCATTGTTTTCAACGGAAAAATATTTCGATTCTCAAGACTTGGAATTTCATCAGAGTTATTTCAGGAAAGCAGTGTTGAGATGAAAAGAAATAATGAATTAAAGGGTTCAAGGGATTTAAAAAAGAAAAAGCATAAGGAATTAAATTTATAA
- a CDS encoding T9SS type A sorting domain-containing protein, with the protein MKKIIIVSVLGSLLFLLTLASESQDPAHPFHTPTELFILRNLSTSRTPIGPGEWFLSSYSCRGCHGHDTTAQANIDENGNDVNLVSHWESSMMALAAKDPLWRAKVSQEILINPPHEGHLQDKCTSCHAPAGRYNHFFHGNQYYRLSDLVNDTLGLDGVNCVSCHAIDSTTGTTFSGNTLYDTTRHIYGPFTLPEVGPMQLYEGYTPTYSTHMDQSRLCSSCHTLITQTVDLSGNLTGGEFVEQATYHEYLNSSFPANNIKCQTCHMPQLSDPVVIANGFIALQPRFPFNQHVFAGANYFMLNLIKNNKNSLGVNVEDGRFDSTIQATTANLMLSSVDMSVTFDSAVSDTGFFRVRLQNKAGHKFPSGYPARRAVLQFVILDAIGDTVFKSGIFDSNARVVGENPAFETHHDFISQSDIPQIYELVMGDVNNNFTSVLERAAVLLKDNRLPPLGFTTNHFAYDTVQISADALADPDFNKVGITEGTGADEVHYHVPMPNVNGPVRVYARLFYQPVPPKWLDEMFQLSSAEIDTFRTMYNAADKVPLKILEDSLSLNITGVKQISTVQEALVFPTITTNGRVTARVGKGTQILHIEMFDMNGRQILELNPVGGKEEITFNFTGTAGTYFVRVRSTAGEWTRKILKRN; encoded by the coding sequence ATGAAAAAAATTATCATTGTCTCAGTACTGGGATCACTATTGTTTTTGCTGACTCTTGCTTCTGAGAGTCAGGATCCGGCACATCCATTTCATACGCCTACTGAATTATTTATTCTAAGAAATCTTAGTACTTCGAGAACACCTATTGGTCCGGGAGAATGGTTTCTGTCTTCCTATAGTTGCCGGGGCTGTCATGGTCATGATACAACAGCCCAGGCTAACATCGACGAAAACGGGAATGATGTGAATCTTGTTTCACACTGGGAAAGCAGTATGATGGCGCTGGCCGCGAAGGATCCATTGTGGCGCGCGAAAGTCAGCCAGGAGATCCTGATAAACCCGCCGCATGAAGGACACCTTCAGGACAAATGTACTTCCTGTCATGCTCCTGCAGGCAGGTACAATCACTTCTTTCATGGTAATCAGTATTACAGGCTGAGTGATCTGGTGAACGATACTCTTGGATTAGACGGAGTGAATTGTGTGAGTTGTCATGCGATTGATTCCACTACAGGCACTACTTTTTCCGGTAACACACTATACGATACAACGCGTCACATTTACGGTCCGTTTACTTTGCCGGAAGTTGGTCCGATGCAACTTTATGAAGGCTATACGCCGACGTATAGCACGCACATGGATCAGTCTCGTTTGTGTTCTTCCTGCCATACATTGATTACACAAACAGTTGATCTAAGCGGAAATCTTACCGGAGGAGAATTCGTTGAACAAGCTACTTACCACGAGTATTTGAATTCAAGTTTCCCTGCCAATAATATCAAATGCCAGACTTGTCATATGCCGCAGTTGAGTGATCCGGTGGTCATCGCGAACGGGTTCATTGCACTTCAGCCTCGTTTTCCTTTCAATCAGCATGTTTTTGCGGGTGCAAATTATTTTATGTTGAACCTGATCAAGAATAATAAAAACAGTCTGGGTGTGAATGTGGAGGATGGGCGATTTGATTCAACGATTCAGGCCACCACAGCGAATCTCATGTTGAGTTCGGTGGATATGTCTGTCACATTCGACAGTGCGGTGAGTGATACCGGATTTTTCAGAGTACGACTTCAAAACAAGGCAGGCCACAAATTTCCATCAGGATATCCCGCACGACGCGCGGTTTTGCAGTTTGTTATTCTTGATGCTATTGGGGATACCGTGTTCAAGTCTGGAATTTTTGATTCAAATGCAAGAGTTGTAGGCGAAAATCCGGCTTTTGAAACTCATCACGATTTCATTTCCCAATCGGATATTCCGCAGATCTATGAACTGGTCATGGGAGATGTAAACAATAATTTTACTTCTGTTCTTGAACGTGCAGCTGTTTTGTTGAAAGACAATCGTCTGCCGCCATTGGGATTTACCACGAATCATTTCGCGTACGATACTGTTCAGATTTCCGCGGATGCTTTAGCGGATCCGGATTTCAATAAAGTTGGTATCACAGAAGGAACAGGTGCCGATGAAGTACATTACCATGTACCCATGCCAAATGTAAATGGTCCGGTGAGGGTTTATGCAAGATTGTTCTACCAGCCTGTACCTCCAAAATGGCTGGATGAAATGTTCCAGCTTTCAAGTGCTGAGATTGACACCTTCCGGACAATGTACAATGCCGCGGATAAGGTTCCATTGAAAATTCTGGAAGACAGCTTGTCTCTGAACATTACCGGAGTAAAACAAATATCCACAGTACAAGAAGCCCTGGTGTTCCCAACCATTACAACAAATGGCAGAGTGACAGCAAGAGTTGGAAAAGGAACACAAATCCTTCACATAGAAATGTTCGATATGAACGGAAGACAAATTCTGGAATTGAATCCTGTTGGAGGCAAAGAAGAAATCACGTTCAATTTTACCGGAACAGCGGGAACTTATTTTGTACGGGTTCGGTCAACAGCGGGTGAATGGACAAGAAAAATTTTGAAAAGAAATTAA
- a CDS encoding VCBS repeat-containing protein, producing MKHSTLKGVLLMGMSLFMCGIFSANAQLAFTDANTSLNLGGMYSGCAVTVTDVNFDGMDDILRMDQGHRLYLDLQNRDGSYTTQFLYDIGTSSAWAMTCADVDQNGWKDAVMDGDGGIIFVKLFGAGSTVTVTTSTLQNSGFFLQNATFADFNNDGWIDLFCCDDNAAAHMYLNDGTGNLNISTMVNFAVNPGVNYNGDPADSGNYGSAWIDFDNDGDLDLYVAHCRQSTSSPTDLRRINRMFVNDGNNNFTEQANAYGIDIGWQTWTSSFGDLDNDGDLDLVLTNHDHTSQIFQNDGTGHYTELLSTGFHTNAITPIESVVEDFDNDGFADILVTGSEWMYWKNNGDMTFTQLNGLFANNGMLSFATGDLNHDGFIDVYASYGDIYTSPSSFQDVAYLNNKNTNHFITFDLVGTASNKGAIGGRATIYGPWGAQVREVRAGESYGTCNSSQLHFGLGNNLEVDSAVIWFPSGNITRLYNLNANQFVNVVENNCSVAGNVISGPSIICVGQTITLTAATGFSSYLWSTGETTQSIQVSSSGSYNVLVSDGGTCTDLSPTLSISQNPDETPSISTSGDVSFCNGGSVTLTSSVAVAYVWSDGNTTQSIDVTTPGSYTVTITGACGQFTSDPVTVSILSSPDPIVSGASAVGPTSVVLSATGNDLYWYDSQTGGTLLGQGATFTTPVLSTPTTYWVENRTSYPGPLRNTGMTYHAGTLFSGPTTNGTIEFTVNSACTLKSVKVYTDSAGLREVQLTDASGTVLQYASVNIPVDSSRVNLNFALTPGTYRLTTNASVNQTTFNHNSPRLQRSSNGVVYPYVTPNNTVVITGSNQGANYYYYFYDWEVEEQGAVCTSDRVPVIADILNGIDEAGLQSGISIYPNPASGIVNVNLDAATPVHLSIYDASIRLVREVRFNAMSNQFNVEDLAAGVYQVKINKGENTYNYKLVVR from the coding sequence ATGAAACACTCTACTCTTAAAGGTGTGTTGCTGATGGGGATGTCGCTCTTCATGTGCGGAATATTTTCCGCAAATGCTCAGCTTGCATTCACGGATGCCAATACCAGTCTCAATCTTGGCGGCATGTACAGCGGTTGTGCTGTAACCGTTACGGATGTAAATTTTGACGGGATGGATGACATCCTCCGGATGGATCAGGGCCACCGTCTCTATCTTGATTTACAGAATCGCGATGGAAGCTACACAACACAATTTTTATATGACATCGGTACTTCCAGCGCCTGGGCGATGACCTGCGCGGATGTAGATCAGAACGGATGGAAAGATGCGGTGATGGATGGTGATGGCGGAATTATTTTTGTAAAATTATTCGGCGCCGGAAGTACTGTTACCGTGACTACATCTACACTTCAGAACTCCGGATTCTTTTTGCAAAATGCAACGTTCGCGGATTTCAATAACGATGGATGGATCGATTTGTTCTGTTGTGATGATAATGCGGCTGCCCACATGTACCTCAATGATGGTACAGGTAATCTGAACATTTCTACAATGGTAAATTTTGCCGTTAATCCCGGTGTGAATTACAACGGTGATCCGGCAGATTCAGGAAACTATGGAAGCGCCTGGATTGATTTTGATAATGATGGCGACCTTGATTTGTATGTCGCGCATTGTCGTCAGAGCACATCAAGCCCTACAGATCTTCGCCGTATCAACAGAATGTTTGTAAACGATGGAAATAATAATTTCACCGAGCAGGCCAATGCTTACGGAATTGATATCGGCTGGCAAACATGGACTTCCAGTTTCGGTGACCTCGACAATGATGGGGATCTTGATCTGGTACTTACCAATCACGATCACACCAGCCAGATTTTTCAAAATGACGGTACCGGTCATTACACTGAATTGTTGTCAACAGGATTTCATACCAACGCGATTACACCTATCGAATCAGTCGTTGAAGATTTCGATAACGATGGCTTTGCGGATATCCTTGTAACAGGATCCGAGTGGATGTATTGGAAAAATAATGGTGACATGACATTCACCCAACTGAACGGATTGTTTGCCAATAACGGTATGCTTTCTTTCGCTACCGGTGATTTGAACCACGACGGGTTCATTGATGTTTATGCTTCTTATGGTGACATCTATACAAGTCCTTCCAGTTTTCAGGATGTCGCTTACCTGAACAACAAAAACACCAATCACTTCATCACTTTTGATCTGGTAGGAACAGCAAGTAATAAAGGTGCTATTGGTGGTCGTGCTACTATTTACGGACCATGGGGAGCACAAGTACGTGAGGTACGTGCTGGAGAAAGTTATGGAACTTGTAATTCATCACAATTGCATTTCGGATTGGGAAATAATCTGGAAGTGGACTCAGCGGTTATCTGGTTCCCTTCTGGAAATATTACACGTTTGTATAATTTGAATGCCAACCAGTTTGTGAATGTTGTAGAGAACAATTGTTCTGTCGCAGGAAATGTGATCTCCGGACCAAGTATTATTTGTGTTGGACAAACAATTACGCTGACTGCCGCAACCGGATTTTCATCTTACCTGTGGTCTACAGGCGAAACAACACAATCTATCCAGGTATCCAGCTCCGGTTCATACAATGTGCTGGTATCTGACGGTGGAACCTGTACTGACCTTTCACCAACTCTTAGCATTTCACAGAATCCCGATGAAACACCAAGTATTTCAACATCAGGAGACGTAAGTTTCTGTAATGGTGGATCTGTAACACTGACAAGTTCAGTTGCTGTTGCTTATGTTTGGTCGGATGGAAACACAACTCAATCTATCGATGTTACCACACCGGGTTCCTATACAGTTACCATCACCGGTGCCTGCGGACAATTTACTTCTGATCCGGTTACCGTTAGTATCCTGAGTTCTCCTGATCCGATTGTCAGTGGAGCCAGCGCAGTAGGACCAACTTCTGTTGTACTCAGTGCAACAGGAAATGATCTTTACTGGTATGATTCTCAAACAGGCGGAACATTGCTTGGTCAGGGTGCAACATTTACCACTCCGGTTTTATCGACTCCAACAACGTATTGGGTTGAAAACAGGACATCGTATCCGGGACCTTTGAGAAATACCGGAATGACTTATCACGCAGGAACATTGTTCAGTGGTCCTACAACCAACGGTACGATTGAATTTACGGTGAACAGTGCTTGTACTTTGAAGTCAGTAAAAGTTTATACTGATTCAGCAGGACTTCGTGAAGTTCAACTTACCGATGCATCAGGAACGGTGCTTCAGTATGCATCAGTAAACATTCCTGTAGATTCTTCCAGAGTGAATTTGAATTTCGCCCTCACTCCGGGTACGTACCGTCTCACCACCAATGCTTCCGTAAACCAAACTACCTTTAATCATAATTCACCACGTTTGCAGCGAAGCTCAAATGGTGTTGTTTATCCATATGTAACTCCTAACAATACAGTTGTTATCACAGGTTCCAATCAGGGCGCGAATTACTACTATTATTTCTACGATTGGGAAGTTGAAGAACAAGGTGCTGTATGTACCAGTGATCGTGTACCTGTTATCGCTGACATTCTCAATGGTATTGACGAAGCAGGATTGCAATCCGGTATTTCAATTTATCCAAATCCGGCAAGCGGCATCGTTAATGTAAATCTTGATGCAGCCACACCGGTGCATCTGAGCATTT